The stretch of DNA GCCCGACAgcgggggcagcggggacggCGAGGAGGTCTCGGCCGCGCCGCCCGTCCGCCGCGTGACACCCGGGACCGGCCCGACGGTGGGGGACGCGGCGGGGACCACCGTCACCAACAGCTCGGCGCCGGGCGGTGTGCTGGACGGGCTGGTGGACTTCTTCAAGGAGTacatgctgctggtggtggtggtgggctcGCTGGCCTTCgtcctcctcttcatcatctgcgcCGCCGTCATTGTCCGGCAGAAGCACAAGGCATCCGCCTACtacccctcctccttccccaagaAGAAGTACGTGGACGAGCGGGACAAGGTGGGGGGGGCCCGGGCTTTCAGTGAGGTGCCGGAGAAAGCCCCCGACCCCGGCGCCGAGGAGCCCCTCGACGGCGGGCGGCAGCTGCAGGCAGACATCCTCGCCGCCGCCCAGAACCTCAAATCCCCCCCCAAGGCGTCGCTGGCCAACGGAGCCCGGGGGGAGCAGAAACCTccccccgaggaggaggaggaggagaaggagaaggaggaggaggaaggaagccaGAAGTCGGGTGATGAGCAACCCACtgagccccctccccaaaatccGAGCGGCGAGGAAGCGGCGGGTGCAACGGGAGCAGCCCCCAGTGCAGCCCAGGAcggccccacggccccccccggCGTCTAGGGCAGGGTCGTGGTCCTGGGCGAGCCCAAGGAGCCGCCGGCTCAGGAGGAGGACGCCCTGCAGACACGCGATGGACATGGCGGTTGTTGCTCCATACGTACGTGGCGGCTCAAGGAAGCCCCGATgaagccccccctgccccctccccgccccctccaGGGCCCACTGCCCCTCACACCGGTGGGATGCTGTGGCAAAgccatgggggttttttttggcagatgGTGTTTTTGGGGCGGTGCTGGAGTCCCATCAGCCCCGTGGCTCCAAAGGGATTTGTCCATCCCCAGGCACTCTGTGGGcgctcccttcccagctccgGCTATGtcggtgtgtcccccccaccgccccgtGCCGTGCCCAGCACTCCTTGCCCTCCGCCACACACCGCCAGCTTTCTCCCAAATGTAATTTTACTAATTAGCAGCGTCTTGGCCCCTGCCGGGCACCCGTCCGGGAGCTGCATCCTCCGGGCAGAGGCACGGCGCTGCAGCCGGGGGTCTGTgcagccaccccccaccccgccacagGGAGTGGGACAGGGGCTGGCGGCCACCTTGGGCACCTTTCTGATCACTGGGACCACCGAGGAAAGGAGGACGGGATGCCCTCGGCCATCCTTGCCCAGGATTTAGGGGATTTAGTCGCAAGGACCCGTCCTCTCAATTTTCTGCCCCAAAGCCATGTCCCAGAGCCCAGctggactttttttttgccttattttctgAACCCCTTCAGCTCATAATAAAGACTTTTCCTCCGCAGATCTCCTCTCCTGTGTGTTTCTGCAGCTTGTGGGGTGGCCGAGGCAGAGTCCCCAGATCTTCAGGGCCCCCTCCCCGCATCACGCCGGCATTGGGGCACAGCCTGTTTCGGGGCTCCAGCCCCGCAGGGTCCACGGGTGCCCCCAGAGCCTGGCTGAGCTTCGGGGTGAAGGCTCTCTGTGTGGGTGAAACCCTGGGAGCTGGGGGACGAGCTTATCATTCGCAAAATCCATACGTCGACACGCTGTTTCTGGGAAATTTTTATCTCACACGCCACAGGCGAGGGTGGGGGGGCTGCGGTGCTGCCGCACACCCCGGCACGGGGACGAGCTGCGCCCGGTGGGGACAGAGGGCAAACCTGGAAGGCAACACATCCCCATATCCCTACATCCCTGTATCCCTACATCCTCGTATCCCTGTAACACTGTTTCgtccctgccatggggcaggcaCGATGTCCCCAGATGTCCCTGCATCAGGACAAACTTCCCCTTCGGAAGAGCGCGCTGGCTTTCACCTCCCTCTTGCATTTTGTCAAGAGCCTTTTGCAATCACGATGAGCCAATTCTGCCCCAAAACGGATGTGGGCGTCTGGAGTTTCCctgattattttattaattttttttgcaagtggGAAACCGCAGGACGGATCCCAGGGAGCGAGGCGCATTCCTCGCAGCAGGAGGGCCCGTGCCCAGGGCCAGCGTGTGGGGTGGCGCCGAGCTGAGGCACCGCAAGAGCCATCTTGTGAGCGACAAACCACAGCAGCAAGAACACGTGGCCCGCTCGGCCTTGAACAAAAACAAAAGTTGCAGACAGATATATCAGAATgaggcatttatttttaaatgtggtttttaatgtttttaaaaaaccctagGTATGAAAAAAGGCAAGTAAGGTTCCTTGGGTGGTTTAAAAATCTTAAGAGCAGGCAAAGCATTcaaatgtgttttgtgtttgttttggaaatCTATGGAAATACTCCCCTGGAAAAGAGCAACCAGAAGGCAGAGGCGAGCCTGGTGGCCCGGAGCACAGGGGACAAGCAGTGCCACATCACCGCAAAACATTCACCTTTCCAGTGCCGGTGTCCCCCCCTCCCAGGAGCCAGCTCACACTCGGTGTGCGAACCCTCGAGTAGGTGAACACCAGCCACGCTCTCCTCACGGCCCATTCCTCTGGCAAAGCGCAGCCTAATTGTGCCCTGCGGGACACAGAGGTGTCCCCAGAGGGCACAGACTGACCCCTGCTCCCCTGGGAGCTCCCCCTCGGCTCTGCATCCCCACTACGCCATCCCCCTCCTGCCTTCAAACCCCAGGGTGCGTTTACTGCCTTTTAACAGAGTCGGCAACAGAGTCGGCAACCGAGTCAGCCAACCTTTGGCCAACCCAAAGCTTGGATTCTTACATAACACACTCCAAAATTAAGATTGTTCCTCTAACAGGAGCTTCAAAGACAAGCATTAGTGGTGGCAGGACGTGAGCAGAAGCAAGCCCTGGGTCTGCGCCTCCTggagcacccagcaccctgccgcCGTCTCCCACCAGCGTCCTGCCAGTGCCCTCTAGTGTCCCAGCACCCCGAGAGGAGACACCCGCACGCCGGCTGCCAAATCAAACTCCGACACAGACACAGtttgggcggggggggcagaCACGCCGCCCTGCATTTGTATACTGCATTGATACACAGACCGATGTGCAGTTCTTACAGAAACATTATGACCAAGGCAATGTTTCCCACtaaattctgtaaaatattagGCAAAACTATacatcttccaaaaaaaaaaaaaaaagtgcagcccTTCCAGTACCGGAACAGCAGGATTTTCTCTCCCGAGAGAAGCCGCTGAGTTCTCTGCAGCTGAGCGGTCTTCTTCCCTCAAACATTCCAAGGACAGTCGTGACAGGACACAGGCTGCTGAAAACACCCACAGCCCCGTCGTGCGAGCACTACAAGAGTGGCTGTACACACGTGAACAGTGACACGTTGTGCGTTAAGTTGTGCGTATCTTACAGCTTCATTTAGTAGTGCACAGGATCCTACTAAAAGCTAGAATAATTGCACTGCAAATTTAAGTGGAATGAAAACAAGCTTTA from Rissa tridactyla isolate bRisTri1 chromosome 13, bRisTri1.patW.cur.20221130, whole genome shotgun sequence encodes:
- the TMEM119 gene encoding transmembrane protein 119, translating into MAVRPAMGAWLLMLLLMVAATLARSAAPRHAAVLPDSGGSGDGEEVSAAPPVRRVTPGTGPTVGDAAGTTVTNSSAPGGVLDGLVDFFKEYMLLVVVVGSLAFVLLFIICAAVIVRQKHKASAYYPSSFPKKKYVDERDKVGGARAFSEVPEKAPDPGAEEPLDGGRQLQADILAAAQNLKSPPKASLANGARGEQKPPPEEEEEEKEKEEEEGSQKSGDEQPTEPPPQNPSGEEAAGATGAAPSAAQDGPTAPPGV